The genomic interval cccaggttcaagtgattctcctgcctcagcctccaaagttgctgggactacaggtatgcaccaacatgcccagctaactttttgtattttttctagtagagatggggtttcaccatgttggccaggctggtctcgaactcctgacctcaggtgatccacccgccttgggctcccaaagtgctgggattacaggcatgagccaccacacctggccaacacaATGTTAAATATACTGAGTAATGAAACGTAGAGCCAGGCTTTATAACTGTGCGGTGGGGAGCAAAATCTTCCATTCTCGGGTGGACAATCTCCAGTGAGAGTATCCGGCTGCTTCTGCAGTTGGCAATGACATTTGTGCCTGAGACACCTGTCATTTCTCCAGTCTTTGGTAAGAGAATTTCTGGGCACTATACAGGAATAGCCTCCTGATAATGTTTATTCGTTGTTTGAATGTTGGACCGTCCATTCAAGCATTGCTGTTGTACTATGTGGGCTTTCTGAGTGTGCCCAAAACTGTTGATAATACCCCTTTTCCCATGGTTCTCAGGAGGTCTTACTGGAATTTTTAGGACATTCGactcagaaaataaacaaaacaagtaaTCTCATAAACCTAGCTCCCATTCCAAAGGGCagtaaataatatattatgaGATTCTCCCATGAGAGTTGACCCAAACAATAACAAGGAAGTGGTCATgtgtcttccctctcctctccccagagTTGGTACATAAGGGCCTCCCCCAGCAGAAGGAGGCATCAGACCTCCTCACCTCTCAAGTCCTCCTTCCTCACTCACCTGAGTCCTCTCTACTGACACCATGGGTTGCTGTGGTTGTGGAAGTTGTGGTGGCTGTGGTGGCCGCTGCGGTGGTGGCTGCGgtggtggctgtggtggtggctgtggtggtggccgtggtggtggctgtggtggtggCTGTGGCAGCTGCACCACCTGCAGGTGCTACCGGGTGGGCTGCTGTTCCAGCTGCTGCCCCTGCTGCCGCGGCTGCTGTGGGGGCTGCTGTAGCACGCCCGTGATCTGCTGTTGCCGCCGCACCTGCAATTCATGTGGCTATGGCTGTGGGAAGGGCTGTTGCCAACAGAAATGCTGCTGCCAGAAGCAATGCTGCTGCTAGGCAAGTCCCCAGCCTCTGGGAAGATGCTGCAGGTAACCAACTGTCGTGTTGGTAAattttctctccctcctgccagTCTTCTCTGATTTGAAAGTCACAAGAAGTTTTATCCACATTCCCTGGTCTCTGAGCTCCTGCCTGCACGTGAAAACCACCAACACAAACCTTCTCTATCAATCACCAATCAAAGTATGAGCCCCCAAAAAAGAGGGATTTTTAAATGCTATGTTTTCTTGAAATTTTACTGCTAAAATGTTTGTTTCtattccttttcccttctttctgtaGTTTCTGTATCCTGCATGTCTGCtcctgctttctgtttctgtaaacCTGAGACAATGTTTTCCCAATTAACCACATAAAATTGGCATTAAAGACTCATGGAcatctccttctttctttgttcttctaATGTGTCTAAAGGAAAGATGCAATTAAATCTAGAAAACTAACACTCCCTATGTTTGTTTGTGATGGATTTAGAATAATAACTAATAGACCAggtccggtggctcacacctgtaatcaaagcactttgggaggccgaggagggcggagttcaggagtttgaggtcaggaattcaagaccagcctgaccaatatggtgaaaccctatctttattaaaaatacaaaaattagccaggtgtggtggcgggtgcctgtagtcccagctacttgggaggctgaggcaggagaatcacttgaacccaggaggtggaggttgcagtgagctgagatggcactactgcactccagcctgtacgacagaccgagactccatctcaaacaaaaaaaaaaaaaaaaaaatcactaataaactgggtgcagtggctcacacctgtaattccagcactttgggaggctgaggggggtgacTCTTaaggccaggatttcgagaccagcctggtcaacatggtgaaaccccgtctctactaaaaatacaaaaaattagctgggtgcggtggtgtgcgcctgtggtcccagctgcttgggagactgaggcaggagagtcactttgaacctgggaggtgagggttgcagtgagctgagatcatgccactgcactccagcctggacaacagagtgagactctgtcaaaaaaaaaaaaaaaaagaaagaaaagaaatcatgaatAATCTGTTCCTAACAGGTTTTCACACAGTGGTAAAAGTTTGTTGGCTTCTATCTGAATTAGAAAAAAGATTCACAAAACTGTATCAACGAGATCTTATTTCATCACTTTCTCTCTACCCTTAGATTCAAGTTTTCTAACAGATTTTAACCTCAGCATCTATAGCCAGATGAAATTCAACCCCTAGAGCTATTTAGGTCTTGGCTATTTTGCTTTTGGTTCTATTAACAGACTAAAATTTAATTACAgttcaatgaaatttaaaaaaattcatcatcAGTACTAGTTAATTGTCTTTCTGGTAGATTATGGTCACAAAATACTAATGTGGCCATATTTGAATAAATCTATTAGTAAAAGTTGTGACCTACTAAAACACTATATCcactttaattttatatatgcatatatatatatatatatatatatattttttttttctgagatggagtctcactctgttgcccaggctggagtgcagtggcgcgatctcagctcactgccacctccgcctcctgggttcaagtgattctcctgcctctgcctcctgagtagctgggattaccagcacccactaccacacctggctaatttttgtatgtttagtagagatggggtttcaccatgttggccaggctggtcttgaactcctaacctcagctgagttggccttggcctcccaaagtgttgggattataggcgtgagccactgcactcagccccacTTTAATTATATTCTATCACAAGAAAGtaagaatattataaaaacaaaaaaatacagagttCACAAAGGGTGG from Pongo abelii isolate AG06213 chromosome 11, NHGRI_mPonAbe1-v2.0_pri, whole genome shotgun sequence carries:
- the LOC129057897 gene encoding small cysteine and glycine repeat-containing protein 4, translated to MGCCGCGSCGGCGGRCGGGCGGGCGGGCGGGRGGGCGGGCGSCTTCRCYRVGCCSSCCPCCRGCCGGCCSTPVICCCRRTCNSCGYGCGKGCCQQKCCCQKQCCC